A genomic stretch from Candidatus Amarolinea dominans includes:
- a CDS encoding HTH domain-containing protein: protein MALLRTLQDSPAGHIVEILQRHGPLSIKAIEEQVGVTKTAVRQQLTSLMASGMVTTQLVREGVGRPHYVYLLTEKAREVFSCYCDELVLSLYEELLAEVGSARISLLLNRVGSRLATKYDEQLRGSRLGERVRSLVSVMEDRGMLTDLRPTNQGFVLKSYNCPYHELAQEHREICEMEQTMMSSVLAADVELTQCMMDGHRGCEFTVLPRSAVIQMDEQGLGLAPARV, encoded by the coding sequence ATGGCGTTACTGCGAACCTTGCAGGACAGCCCGGCCGGACATATCGTGGAGATTTTGCAGCGACATGGCCCGCTGAGCATCAAAGCCATCGAAGAACAGGTGGGCGTGACTAAAACGGCCGTGCGTCAGCAGTTGACTAGTTTGATGGCCAGCGGGATGGTGACCACACAACTGGTGCGCGAGGGGGTGGGCCGTCCGCATTACGTCTATCTCCTGACCGAAAAGGCGCGCGAGGTCTTCTCCTGTTATTGCGACGAACTGGTGCTTTCGCTGTATGAGGAATTGCTGGCCGAAGTTGGCAGCGCCCGGATTTCTCTGTTACTCAATCGGGTCGGCAGCCGTTTAGCCACCAAGTATGATGAGCAATTGCGCGGCAGTCGCCTGGGAGAACGGGTGCGCTCGTTGGTCTCGGTCATGGAGGATAGGGGCATGCTGACCGACCTGCGCCCCACCAACCAGGGCTTCGTCTTGAAGTCGTACAATTGCCCGTATCACGAGCTGGCCCAGGAGCATCGCGAGATCTGCGAGATGGAGCAGACGATGATGTCGTCAGTGCTGGCCGCGGATGTGGAGCTGACACAGTGCATGATGGACGGTCACCGCGGTTGTGAGTTTACGGTGCTGCCGCGGTCGGCTGTCATCCAAATGGACGAGCAGGGGCTTGGCCTTGCGCCTGCCCGCGTTTGA
- a CDS encoding MBL fold metallo-hydrolase encodes MEITWYGHSCFRLRERQVTIMTDPYEKSIGYTLPRLRADVVTVSHDSPGHNAIEAVKGEPKELVGPGEYEISGIFITGISTLHAAAKSDKGDRPALPEQNTIFVFEFDKLTVCHLGDLGQVPTQGQVEAMPKVDVLLVPVGGGATLDAARAAEVISLLEPSIVIPMHYQTPFYNGKLDPVEKFLKAMGLPEPPAQEMLKITAADLPEETQVILLECKQT; translated from the coding sequence ATGGAAATCACCTGGTACGGTCACTCATGTTTTCGCCTGCGCGAACGCCAGGTCACCATCATGACCGACCCTTATGAGAAATCAATCGGCTACACCCTGCCACGACTGCGCGCCGACGTGGTGACGGTCAGTCACGATTCCCCGGGACATAACGCCATCGAGGCCGTCAAAGGGGAGCCGAAAGAGCTTGTGGGGCCAGGCGAGTACGAGATCAGCGGCATTTTCATCACCGGCATCTCCACCCTGCACGCGGCCGCCAAATCAGACAAGGGTGACCGCCCTGCGCTGCCGGAACAGAATACGATCTTCGTCTTTGAATTCGACAAGCTGACGGTTTGCCACCTGGGAGACCTGGGGCAGGTGCCCACTCAGGGGCAAGTGGAAGCGATGCCCAAGGTGGATGTGCTACTGGTGCCTGTGGGCGGCGGCGCCACGCTTGATGCCGCGCGCGCCGCTGAGGTGATCAGCCTGTTAGAGCCGAGCATCGTCATCCCGATGCATTATCAGACCCCGTTCTACAACGGCAAACTCGATCCGGTGGAAAAATTCCTGAAGGCCATGGGGCTGCCCGAACCACCTGCGCAGGAGATGCTCAAAATCACCGCGGCCGATCTGCCGGAGGAAACCCAGGTCATCCTGCTGGAATGTAAACAGACCTGA
- a CDS encoding transglutaminase domain-containing protein, protein MQAPASLTLRPAANTTALDENQRLAIYASGGWVAFVLLSVMVLNLAWSVNAAGWAAGLSIVKWAALGGILAGTGLALTRWPGAFSRLYALIVGAAWILFVTSTLAPAELTLFQKVQVIWEQLLSWTTGALSGNPVANNMVFVLQVALLSWWLGYLAAWAIFRQGRVWRAVIPVGLAMLVNGYYGPSHLRTYMLIFLISAFLLIVRANLTRQEEAWQENGIRYARDIGFDFLRDGAIFTVLVILLAWVTPTAAAGGQLSSLFEPLERPWETVRQEWGRLFSSLNYQPSSLASAFGRSMTLSGPRTLGNGVVMDIKAPNGNYWRGVTFDTYNGRQWINNDQSTTTIGMDIPLNAPAYSARRVITQTVTTYLRGESVLFAAPQPIGALVAGRADVTVLPRAPGAGPLPEAGAQPVDISRMRSRQQFKEGDSYQVVSSISTADETSLRQAGAAYPVTIQQRYVQLPENVPPRIKALAMQVTANAANPYDKAVALEQYLRTTIQYNEKIAAPPAGVDPIDYVLFETREGYCDYYASAMTVMARSLNIPARFVAGYSQGDYDAEAGVYRVREANAHSWVEVYFPNYGWVEFEPTSAQPTVVRPAQQTAPQDKQDTADDEALKEKRDLRAEEDKYGEGQDVAGGDLPAGQDFVSLPFAGQVGVGIVLLAAMGAAVGLLSRRSRRQQPAVLAPDITLRIYERLERWATRAGLGRRASQTPYEHAGVLINALPEGETPIRRITDLYVQECFSPVAVTSRDLQTLFVDWQSLQPVLRRYWSTYQRTLPLQKRFDGLRRRGQPR, encoded by the coding sequence ATGCAAGCACCAGCGAGTTTGACCCTGCGCCCAGCCGCAAATACCACCGCCTTGGACGAGAACCAACGGCTGGCGATTTATGCCAGCGGCGGATGGGTGGCCTTTGTGCTTCTGTCGGTCATGGTTCTCAACCTGGCGTGGTCGGTCAACGCGGCCGGGTGGGCGGCCGGGCTTTCGATCGTGAAATGGGCCGCGCTGGGCGGCATCCTGGCCGGCACCGGGCTGGCGCTGACACGCTGGCCGGGCGCGTTCAGCCGGCTCTATGCGCTGATTGTGGGCGCGGCCTGGATCCTGTTTGTGACGTCTACGCTGGCCCCTGCAGAGCTGACCCTGTTCCAGAAGGTGCAGGTGATCTGGGAACAACTCCTATCCTGGACGACTGGCGCCCTGAGCGGCAATCCGGTTGCCAACAACATGGTGTTTGTGCTGCAAGTGGCGCTGCTCAGTTGGTGGCTTGGCTACCTGGCAGCCTGGGCCATCTTTCGACAGGGGCGCGTTTGGCGTGCGGTCATTCCGGTGGGTCTGGCCATGCTGGTCAACGGCTACTACGGCCCCAGCCACCTGCGTACCTACATGCTCATCTTCCTGATCAGCGCCTTCCTGCTGATCGTGCGCGCCAACCTGACGCGGCAGGAAGAGGCCTGGCAGGAGAACGGGATTCGCTACGCCCGCGACATCGGGTTTGATTTCCTGCGTGACGGCGCCATTTTCACAGTTCTGGTCATTCTGTTGGCGTGGGTTACGCCGACTGCCGCGGCCGGTGGACAGCTCAGTTCGCTATTCGAGCCACTGGAACGACCATGGGAAACGGTGCGCCAGGAGTGGGGACGCCTGTTCAGTTCATTGAACTACCAGCCCAGCTCATTGGCGAGCGCGTTTGGCCGCAGCATGACGCTGTCTGGCCCGCGCACGCTGGGCAACGGCGTGGTGATGGACATCAAGGCGCCCAACGGTAACTACTGGCGCGGCGTCACCTTCGACACCTACAACGGCCGCCAATGGATCAACAACGACCAGAGTACAACCACGATCGGCATGGATATACCGCTCAATGCGCCGGCCTACAGCGCCAGACGCGTCATCACGCAGACGGTGACAACCTATCTGCGTGGCGAGTCGGTGCTTTTTGCGGCGCCGCAGCCGATCGGCGCATTGGTGGCCGGCCGGGCGGATGTGACCGTTCTCCCGCGCGCACCGGGCGCGGGACCGCTGCCTGAGGCTGGGGCGCAGCCGGTGGACATCTCGCGCATGCGCAGCCGCCAGCAGTTCAAAGAGGGCGATTCCTACCAGGTGGTGTCGTCCATCAGCACCGCCGATGAAACATCGCTGCGACAGGCCGGCGCCGCCTATCCGGTCACGATTCAGCAGCGTTATGTGCAACTGCCGGAGAATGTGCCCCCACGCATCAAGGCGCTGGCGATGCAGGTCACCGCCAACGCGGCCAATCCATATGACAAGGCCGTGGCGCTGGAGCAGTATTTGCGTACGACTATCCAGTATAATGAAAAGATCGCCGCACCGCCCGCAGGCGTGGATCCGATTGACTATGTGCTGTTCGAGACCCGCGAAGGCTATTGCGACTATTATGCGTCAGCCATGACCGTGATGGCGCGCAGCCTCAACATCCCGGCCCGCTTTGTGGCCGGCTACTCGCAGGGCGATTATGATGCGGAGGCGGGTGTGTACCGGGTACGTGAAGCCAACGCCCATTCCTGGGTTGAGGTCTATTTTCCCAACTACGGTTGGGTCGAGTTCGAGCCGACGTCCGCGCAGCCCACCGTCGTGCGCCCGGCGCAGCAGACCGCTCCGCAGGACAAGCAGGATACAGCAGATGATGAGGCGCTGAAGGAAAAGCGCGACCTGCGCGCAGAAGAAGACAAATATGGTGAGGGTCAGGATGTGGCTGGTGGCGACTTGCCCGCCGGACAGGACTTTGTCAGTCTCCCGTTTGCCGGCCAGGTTGGCGTGGGGATTGTCCTGCTGGCGGCGATGGGTGCGGCCGTGGGCCTGCTGTCGCGCCGTTCGCGCCGCCAGCAGCCGGCCGTTCTGGCGCCCGACATCACCCTGCGCATTTACGAGCGCCTGGAACGCTGGGCCACGCGTGCCGGCCTGGGGCGACGCGCGTCGCAGACGCCGTATGAGCATGCCGGCGTGCTGATCAACGCCCTGCCTGAAGGGGAAACACCGATTCGGCGCATCACCGACCTGTATGTGCAGGAATGCTTCAGCCCGGTGGCCGTGACCTCGCGCGATCTGCAGACACTCTTCGTGGATTGGCAGTCCTTACAGCCGGTGCTGCGCCGCTACTGGAGCACCTATCAGCGCACGCTGCCGCTGCAGAAACGCTTCGACGGTCTGCGGCGCCGCGGCCAGCCGCGCTGA